Proteins co-encoded in one Neoarius graeffei isolate fNeoGra1 chromosome 11, fNeoGra1.pri, whole genome shotgun sequence genomic window:
- the mrpl57 gene encoding large ribosomal subunit protein mL63 — protein sequence MFLTLALMRKGIPGRQWIGKWRRPRHVTWQMKRNMVERLEREAQNEYWLSRPYLTLEQERGHAQARRKLVWETIRNARQSAFPQHTSITEHLQHLNITRTWR from the coding sequence ATGTTCCTGACTCTGGCTCTGATGCGGAAGGGAATTCCAGGCCGACAGTGGATTGGGAAATGGCGCAGACCACGCCACGTCACCTGGCAGATGAAGCGGAACATGGTGGAGCGACTGGAGCGCGAGGCTCAGAATGAGTACTGGCTGAGCCGACCTTACCTGACCCTGGAGCAGGAGAGAGGCCACGCCCAAGCTCGCCGCAAACTTGTCTGGGAGACCATCCGCAATGCGCGCCAGTCTGCCTTCCCCCAGCACACCTCCATAACTGAACACCTGCAGCACCTCAACATTACTCGCACCtggagataa